From Neorickettsia helminthoeca str. Oregon:
CCTCTGCGATTACAGAATCCAACGTGAAGGGTACCGAAGTACAGTTAGGCGATCCATTGACACAGAAAAAACTTTCCGATGCGATAATAAGAGAAGCAAGAGATCTAGGGCTCTACAACGCAATCACTGATAATGGCGCTGGAGGTCTATCCTCCTCTGTCGGGGAAATGGGTAGGAGGGGTTTCACAGTCGCATTGGAGAAGGTCTCACTCAAAGCTAATGGACTGTCTCCTTGGGAAATATGGATCTCCGAATCCCAAGAAAGAATGACATTTGCTGTGCCAAAGGAAAACTTAAAGGTCTTCCAGGACGTCATGCAGAAACATGGTGTAGAGTCATCAGTTATTGGTGAGTTCAATAACTCCGGTAGAGGAATCATCACTAAGAATGGGGAGAAAATCTTTGATATCGCTCTGGATTTCCTACACGATGGTAATCCTAGCCTCCACTTGAGAACAAAAAAACCTACCATAAATGCTGGCAATAAAACCTTCACTTCACTGGAAGAAGCGCTGTCTGATAAAAATATCCGCAGCAAGGAATTCATTGCAAATCAGTACGACCACGAAGTACAAGGGACATCTGTGCTGAAGCCACTACAGGGACTCAACAAGATTTTCAGTGATGCTACCGCTATCAAGCCGCTATATCATTCTGCTAAGTGTCTTGGACAGTCTCAGGACCTGGCGATTATCAGGGGCAACCCATATATGGAAACATATAATTCGATTGAGCAGGCCATTAGGAATCTTGTGACAATCGGCGCCAATCCAGGAAAAATCGCATTGCTGGATAACTTTTGCTGGTCTGACTCGAACAATCCCGAAAAATTATGGTTATTAAAGGAGTCCGGACGTGCCTGTCATGACTTCTCCATTGCTTTTAGTACACCGTTCATCTCAGGGAAAGATAGTATGTTCAATGATTTCAATGGCTATGATGCATCAGGTGAAAAAATCAGCATTAGTAACGCTCCTGCATTGCTAATCACTGCAATTGGAATCATTGAAAGCTATGAGAATATAGTTTCGCTTGATGCAAAATATCCAGGCGATCTGATATACATAATCGATGTGAATGTGAAAGTACAGGAAGCCCTTAAAGTCTTCGATAACTACTGTGTTGCCCTTAGAAATAGACTAGTTGCTTCAGCGATCTCAGTAAACCAAGGTGGCAGACTCACAGCAATAGCGAAGATGGTCATTGCAAATAACTACGGTGCTGAGCTCTCAATTGACGAAAATGTGGATAATTTTGCAAGATCTCGTGAAATCATTGTCACGATTGCACCCGAAAATGCACAAGTATTCAAGGAAATTTTCGCTGATAAGGCAATCAGGGAAGCTGGAAGAGTCACAGATAGCAAACTGATAAACGTGAACAACAATACATTCTCGAAAGTAGAGGAGCTACTTAGCCTATATAGAGAACCTATACTCCGAGAAAGTGCATGACTCAGCTCTCATTGACCCACATGAGGTCACGCTTCGAAACAAGCAATCTCTCTTTTTTTACCACAACCCTACACAGGTCTCCATTGCACTTTTTTACCAAAAGAAAGACTCCTGGTTCTATTGTGACCTTCGGCTTAGGCTTTCCCATGAATCTTTCTTCATACCCCACAGTGACAGTGCTAGTAACAGCATAATTTCTCTTACTGATAAAAGATGAATTTATCCAACCAGTATCACCTTCTATATCGCGGACATACGTCCAATCTTCAAAGGAATCCAATATTTCAACCGGAATATTCGGAAGATGATAACTGAACTTAATAGGATATATTTTACCAGGTCCGCACCTAATATTTGATTGTTTTACTCTGATGCTAGCATAATGTGTTTCCGCATGTGCGAATGAAAACAATTCCAGTAGCAAAAATATTATGATGGCTCTGCTCATAAAAATCGTGGCTCCTTGCGCAATTTACTTCACCTGCCATGAGAAGAATTAGGAATCAGTGAAAACAGGTAATAAAATGGACCTGTTAGAGCCTCATATTTTTTCCTGCGAGTACTTCCTAAGGAAGAACACTAATGCTAATGCCGGAATCCCAATAACAACACTTACATTGAAAAGTATCACCCACCCGAACTTATCTGCGATCGTCCCGGCAATTATCGGCAAGATAGCGCGATCTATCAGGGAAATAGAACTAAAAACAGCATACACTGTCCCAGAGAAGCGTGCCCTACTAGCAATCTCCGAAATATACCCGAGTATAGCGGTAGTAGCAATACTCCCACAAATATTTTCTGTTGCGATGGTTATGTATAAAAGCGGCAGATTGTAGCCAACCTTAGCCTGAACCACGAACATCACATTGGAAACCATCTGTACAACGCCACCGACTATGAGTCCCATCATGATACCGCTCTTATAAACAATCCTTGCCCCTATAAAACCTCCAAGCACAAGCGAAAACAGACCAAATGTCTTAGCAACAATAGCAATCTCCGTAAGCGAGAACCCAGTATCCACAAGAAATGGCGAAATCATCGTTGCTATAAGTGAATCACATGAACGATATATTATCACTAGAACAACAACCCAGAGACCATTTTTACTCCAAAGGATTTCCTGCAATGGGACAGTGATCATATGTAAGGGGAATGATAATTCATGTTCATGCGTAAGATTGTTTGCTTCTGACTTCCTAGGATTCGGTTCACCCATGAAGAATACTACGATGCTCGCACTGAAACTTAAAAATCCAGAGAAGATATAAACTATTTTCCAATTAATGGAATTGTTGCATAAGCCCTTTACATCGCATAAGTAATCAACAACGAAAAGTGCGACTGCACCACTTATCAAATAGGCAAATCTCCCACCTAGCAAGACGCTTGAAGATCCTATAAGTTGTTCCTTTGGCCTCAGCATCGAAATGCGATAGCTGTCTATAATGATATCCTGGAATGATGAAAAGAGAGCAACAGCCATTGCAAATATTCCCATCAGATATATACGATCTATGGGGTTAGTATTTGCCAATCCGATGATGGACAGCACCACAAATGGCTGTAGTAGGAATATCCATCCTCTTTTTTGTCCAAAACGCGTTCCCAGCAGTGGAACTGTATATTTGTCAAAGAATGGTGCAAAAAGGAACTTTATAATATATGGTATGGTGATCAGTGAGAACACACCAATACTTGAATAATTCACGCCAGCTTTCGCTAACCAAGTGTTTAGAGTAGGCACCACAAGGACCACTGGTATATTGGAGGCAAAACCAAGAAAGAAAGTAGCAACTGCCTTTACACACAGATTCAACAGCAATAATCTCTTACGCTTTTTCACATTACCTCACAACCAACACCACTAAAGAAGCCACAAAAATAAACAACGAGCCTCTTCTGTTCAGTATAAAAGTCCATAATAGATCCAACTGAAATATATTTCGACAACTTAAACTTTGGAGAATTTCAGCAATGGATCACCTTCACTGATATTCTGCCCCTTTTCTACATACACTTTTTCTACCGTCCCACCTCTCTCAGATGTGATAGTATTCTGCATCTTCATTGCTTCTATGACACATAGTGGATCTCCTTGTTTAACAATGTCACCAGCTGCAACATATACGTTTGCAATCATTCCGGTCATTGTTGCACTCACTTGCTCCGATTGGAGTACATCAACAGCGTTATCCTGGGCCAATGAATACTTCGCATAGACGGTAGCAGGGAACGCAGCACACAAAATACTGAAACCTTTATATTCCACTCGCTTCTGGAATTTATCAGTATTAATGATCCTTACGATGAACGCTTCCTTATTGAGTTCGGCAAGGAACAGTCCTTCCCTTACATCTTGTTGCCACTCAACCAGGTAGCTTACACCAGCGAACATAAAATTCAACTCACCGGAATTGTACGTTACTCTGACTTCATACACGTGCTTCCCGAGTCTTATAACAAAATCCTGCTCCTCTCCCATTGAGCAACCCCAGATTCTTCGAGCAATGTACAGGGCAACCGCCATGGATTTTATTGTTGCATCATGATCCAGACAGTCACTCCATGAAAGATGCTGATACTGATTTTCGACGAAATGCGTATCTACATTACCACTGATAAAATCCTCATGCCGAAACACCGATTCCAGAAAAACTAGATTATTCTTCAAACCAACTATACAAGTTCTGCGGAGCGCTTCACACATTTCATTTATTGCATCAGCCCGGCTCTTAGCGTGCACGATGATTTTGGCCACCATGGGATCGTAGAACATTCCCACATCCGAACCAGCACATATACTACTTTCGACCCTTGCATTTGTAGGAGAATCCATTTTAGCTACGAATCCACTGGTCGGCATAAAATTGTTCATGGGATCCTCAGCGTAGACACGGGCCTCGAAGGACCAGCCATTGAACTTGGTAATACTTGTCTTCTTTGATAACGCATCACCCTCAGCGATCCGAATCATCTCCTCGACTATGTCAATACCAGTGATCATTTCAGTGACAGGATGCTCAACCTGAATCCTGGTATTCATTTCCATAAAATAGAAATTATTCTCCTGATCCAGGATATATTCGACCGTTCCTGCAGATGTATAATTCACTGACTTCGCCAATCTGATGGACTGGTTATACATTTCCTTTCTCAATGCCCTATGCAGAGCAATACTAGGAGCTTCCTCTATGATTTTCTGGTGACGTCTTTGTATTGAACACTCCCGCTCCCCCAGACAGATAATATTGCCCTGTTTATCTGCGAGGATCTGTATCTCTATATGCCTAGGATTTTTTATGTATTTTTCAATAAAGACTCTCTGGTCCTTGAAGAAGCTCAGCGCCTCCGAACATGCAAGATTCATTGCATCTCTGAGCTCTTCCTCTCTATGGACCAGCCGCATCCCTTTACCACCACCTCCAGCTGATGCCTTAATCAACACCGGAAAACCAATTTCCTTGGCTATGGAAAGGGCATGAGTATAATCAGATACTTCACCTACATATCCTGGAATGAGATTAACGGAAGCTTCCTTGGCAATTTTCTTTGCCATCACTTTATTGCTCATCTTCGAGATGCAGTCTGAGCTCGGACCAATAAAGATGATATTATGTTTTTCCAGACACAGTGCGAACTCAGGATTTTCTGACAAAAAGCCGTAACCTGGATGTACAGCATCAGCGCCGGTCTTGGTAATCGCAGAAAGAAGCGCTTCCATATTGTTATAGCTGTCTTTCGCAGTCGATCCACCTATGTGTACTGCCTCATCAGCATGACGTACATACTCCGCACCTACATCCAGGTCCGAATAGACAGCAACACTTTTTTTCCCCAGTTTACGCAATGTCCTGATTATCCTGGATGCAATCTCACCGCGATTGGCTATTAGTACCTTTTGTATCGACATCTTAGTAAATAGAACGGATCTCTTTTGCAATTAACTCAGCGGCGCTAGCAATCCTGATTTTGCCTTCATTTTTCCGCACGGGTATGCTGTCAGTAATAATTATCTCATCGATACAAGAGCCCATAATACGCTGCTGAGCCTTCCCGGAAAGCACACCGTGTGTAACAAAGGCCAAAACAGATTTCGCTCCCAATTCATTAAGCTTTTCAGCAGCATTACAGAGCGTACCGCCACCACACACTATATCATCAACAATGACGCACTCCCTTCCCTCAACTTCACCGATGATATCTGTGATCTCCGATACTCCAGGGCTAGATCTGTATTTGTTCATTATAACTAGACTCAAGCCTAACCCTTCAGCAAGGGATTTCGCCCTTTTTACGGCACCTAGATCCGGGGCCACGATTACAACATCAGAATGGATAGATATGCTCCGCTCTAATATCTCGTTGGGAAGAACATTACGAACGGGGATATTAAAAAATCCCTCGAATTGTGAAAAGTGTACATCAAGCGTCACCACCAAAGAGATCCTCTGTCCTACAAGATCCGCTATCACTTTCGCACCAATAGCTGAACCAGAGGACACTATTCTATCGGCACGTGTATAAGCAAAATAAGGAGCTACTAATACTATATCTCGTATACCTCTTCTGTTAAGAGCATCCACGATGAGCAGAAATTCTATTATATCCCCATCATTACAGAGGCTCTCTATAACAAGGACTTTATCTCCAGGAAGTAGTTCAGGATCATTTACGATCACATTGCTCTCTCCGTCTGGGAATCTATTTATCTCGGCAGCAATCCTACTCGCACCAAGTAGCGTAGCTACCTTTTGACCAAGTTCTCCGCTTCTACTACCTAAGATTACTTTCATACATCTTCAACGAACAATTTCTTACAATGGATTTTTTCTTATAAGTCTTTGCTTCACTGTCAGGTGAAAGAGTATCGAATATTAAAGCACAAGTCTATTCCTAAGCCGGTGAAACCCTCCCGATTTTGCCTCTAGAAGATCATTCTTGTGTTGAAGAACCTGTGCGAATCCCCTCCTGCAGGAGATGTTATACTTGCTGAACCTCTTTCACTTCCGGGACGTAGTATTGAAGCATATTTTCTATGCCATCTTTGAGAGTCACGGCAGAACTCGGACAACCAGCGCATGCACCCTGGAGTTTTAAATAGACTATCCCATCTTTATACCCCCTGAACACTATGTTGCCTCCGTCCTCCATAACGGCGGGTCTTACTTTTGTATCTATGATCTCCTTTATTCGTTTAGATGCCGCATCAGTACATTCGATATCTTCTTCCGCCTCGTCGACCTGTACAGCTGTGCTATCTGTAGTGAAGTACTCAACAATCACACTGAAGATCTGTGGCTTTAGTATTTCCCAATCTGCGTCTACATTTTTATTTATGGAAATAAAATCTTCCCCTAGCATCACTCCAGAGACACCCTGTACTTCCCAGAGCATTTCTGCTATTCTGCACCTCGATGCTTCCTCCTCTGAAGCAATGTCAATTACTCCATTCTCGAGCACCTGTCTTCCGGGAAAGAACTTTAAGGAGTTTGGATTCGGTGTTGACTCGGTTTGGATAAACATCACTGGAATACTGTGGAGCAATTACTTCTTAACTACGGGGGAATTATAATATACAATATCTCCTAGTTTCAATGTCCGCGGATGCTCTACATAATACTGCTGATTTTATCACTGATTATTATTCTACCAGTACTTCTGGTGATAGTGCTTGCGCTCATATATCGCAAGAAGCTTAGATTTTCTAAGAACTTCTCTCAAATATATGACGCAGTCTATGAAATGATGGAGAAGGGTAACTTCAACTTTGAGAACTTGTATAATTTCCAGCAGAAGGACTCACAAGGCTCTTCTACGACATCAAGGATGTCCAAAGCGCAGGCAAGGGAGATATTAGGTGTCTCAGTGGATGCAACTAAGACAGAGATTAATAAGGCGTATCATGCGTTGGTACAAAAGGTACATCCTGATAAAGGTGGCTCACACTATTTCACCCAGCAGCTGAACAAAGCCCGCGACACATTGATGAAATGAGCTATACAGGATCTACATTCAAGAAACGAATTTGGGCCTAATGATAATCTTGACGACAATACCTTCAGGTGGAAGCTTGTTCATCCTTTTCATTCACAGCATAGATCACAACTTCACTGAATTGCATCTAAGCAACCTTCAGTATAGCGCATGCGCTATATTTGTGAGAATCTATTTTCATTTCCTAGCATTTCCACCTCTATCTACTGCGTAGCCCTTACTTCCTATCAGGCGGAAGACTGATGATGTGAATCTTTCACCCATTCGGTTGATGTGCTATATTGGGACCATCGATTACTAGGCCATGCTCGAATTCCTTAAACGTTCACAGTTGGTATACTTTTTTGTTGGCTTCAAGACAGTACTTAAATACTTTTTTGCTAAAAAAGTCACGATAAGGTATCCCCATGAAAAAGGACCTATAAGTCTTCGTTTTAGGGGTGAGCATGCCCTTCGGCGCTACAAAAGTGGCGAGGAACGATGCATAGCATGCAAGTTATGTGAGGCTATATGTCCAGCCCAGGCGATCACCATTGAGGCTGCACCAAGAGAATCAGATGGGAGCAGGCGCGCTACTAGGTACGATATAGATATGACTAAATGCATATATTGCGGCCTCTGCCAGGAAGCCTGTCCAGTGGATGCAATAGTGGAGGGACCTAATTTCGAGTTTGCTAGGGAAAATCGTGAGGATTTGATCTATAACAAGAAAAAACTCCTCGAAAATGGCGATAAATGGGAAGTCGCATTGATCAAAATGTTGAATAGGCATGACACGCATCATTGATGGAGCAGGTATTGCAGCGGAAATATGCTCTCTAATAGAGGAAGGGATCTCCACTCTTAAGGCTGATTTTGACCTTGTCCCACGCCTTAGAGTCATAATTGTTGGAAATAATCCTGCAAGCCAAATATATGTCCGGAAT
This genomic window contains:
- a CDS encoding AIR synthase-related protein, with protein sequence MQALIEISKSNLDPRVTTLKKNGIINVTKIVDLYKIYGDIELEKHISDITSALTNRVSEESRYLIYNPSTDTVKVFENNQVRSYKGRRLVWDSQNRYKTNHWALEKNLIAGVKNSLAEVISEIIATLLGQRGVNLSTVNLVVETSLLMIGTGRLPDLNLLYNPMVEELRLESVCKRTISFDESTSDRVHEVWEGNVEKLNLAALEEVNVKNALNLSKIQLGAIAKHFQSEERRNYIHDIELEAIAQTWSEHCKHNIMSYPMDDLSEGVFRGYIRKATEQIIKNNTGHICVSTFTDNAGAIWFDDEHLVCVKVETHNSPSALEPFGGAMTGILGVNRDILGFGLGAKPIANYYTFCIDDPDTEEVNLYRDSHKTEAKLDSLSILRGIIQGVNTGGNCSGIPTPQGALYFSDAFRAKPLVFVGCTGIIPAKISGKPSWVKEPSDGDLIVIAGGRTGRDGIHGATFSSSAITESNVKGTEVQLGDPLTQKKLSDAIIREARDLGLYNAITDNGAGGLSSSVGEMGRRGFTVALEKVSLKANGLSPWEIWISESQERMTFAVPKENLKVFQDVMQKHGVESSVIGEFNNSGRGIITKNGEKIFDIALDFLHDGNPSLHLRTKKPTINAGNKTFTSLEEALSDKNIRSKEFIANQYDHEVQGTSVLKPLQGLNKIFSDATAIKPLYHSAKCLGQSQDLAIIRGNPYMETYNSIEQAIRNLVTIGANPGKIALLDNFCWSDSNNPEKLWLLKESGRACHDFSIAFSTPFISGKDSMFNDFNGYDASGEKISISNAPALLITAIGIIESYENIVSLDAKYPGDLIYIIDVNVKVQEALKVFDNYCVALRNRLVASAISVNQGGRLTAIAKMVIANNYGAELSIDENVDNFARSREIIVTIAPENAQVFKEIFADKAIREAGRVTDSKLINVNNNTFSKVEELLSLYREPILRESA
- a CDS encoding SH3 domain-containing protein — protein: MSRAIIIFLLLELFSFAHAETHYASIRVKQSNIRCGPGKIYPIKFSYHLPNIPVEILDSFEDWTYVRDIEGDTGWINSSFISKRNYAVTSTVTVGYEERFMGKPKPKVTIEPGVFLLVKKCNGDLCRVVVKKERLLVSKRDLMWVNES
- a CDS encoding MFS transporter, with product MKKRKRLLLLNLCVKAVATFFLGFASNIPVVLVVPTLNTWLAKAGVNYSSIGVFSLITIPYIIKFLFAPFFDKYTVPLLGTRFGQKRGWIFLLQPFVVLSIIGLANTNPIDRIYLMGIFAMAVALFSSFQDIIIDSYRISMLRPKEQLIGSSSVLLGGRFAYLISGAVALFVVDYLCDVKGLCNNSINWKIVYIFSGFLSFSASIVVFFMGEPNPRKSEANNLTHEHELSFPLHMITVPLQEILWSKNGLWVVVLVIIYRSCDSLIATMISPFLVDTGFSLTEIAIVAKTFGLFSLVLGGFIGARIVYKSGIMMGLIVGGVVQMVSNVMFVVQAKVGYNLPLLYITIATENICGSIATTAILGYISEIASRARFSGTVYAVFSSISLIDRAILPIIAGTIADKFGWVILFNVSVVIGIPALALVFFLRKYSQEKI
- a CDS encoding acetyl/propionyl/methylcrotonyl-CoA carboxylase subunit alpha, with the translated sequence MSIQKVLIANRGEIASRIIRTLRKLGKKSVAVYSDLDVGAEYVRHADEAVHIGGSTAKDSYNNMEALLSAITKTGADAVHPGYGFLSENPEFALCLEKHNIIFIGPSSDCISKMSNKVMAKKIAKEASVNLIPGYVGEVSDYTHALSIAKEIGFPVLIKASAGGGGKGMRLVHREEELRDAMNLACSEALSFFKDQRVFIEKYIKNPRHIEIQILADKQGNIICLGERECSIQRRHQKIIEEAPSIALHRALRKEMYNQSIRLAKSVNYTSAGTVEYILDQENNFYFMEMNTRIQVEHPVTEMITGIDIVEEMIRIAEGDALSKKTSITKFNGWSFEARVYAEDPMNNFMPTSGFVAKMDSPTNARVESSICAGSDVGMFYDPMVAKIIVHAKSRADAINEMCEALRRTCIVGLKNNLVFLESVFRHEDFISGNVDTHFVENQYQHLSWSDCLDHDATIKSMAVALYIARRIWGCSMGEEQDFVIRLGKHVYEVRVTYNSGELNFMFAGVSYLVEWQQDVREGLFLAELNKEAFIVRIINTDKFQKRVEYKGFSILCAAFPATVYAKYSLAQDNAVDVLQSEQVSATMTGMIANVYVAAGDIVKQGDPLCVIEAMKMQNTITSERGGTVEKVYVEKGQNISEGDPLLKFSKV
- a CDS encoding ribose-phosphate diphosphokinase translates to MKVILGSRSGELGQKVATLLGASRIAAEINRFPDGESNVIVNDPELLPGDKVLVIESLCNDGDIIEFLLIVDALNRRGIRDIVLVAPYFAYTRADRIVSSGSAIGAKVIADLVGQRISLVVTLDVHFSQFEGFFNIPVRNVLPNEILERSISIHSDVVIVAPDLGAVKRAKSLAEGLGLSLVIMNKYRSSPGVSEITDIIGEVEGRECVIVDDIVCGGGTLCNAAEKLNELGAKSVLAFVTHGVLSGKAQQRIMGSCIDEIIITDSIPVRKNEGKIRIASAAELIAKEIRSIY
- a CDS encoding NifU family protein, yielding MFIQTESTPNPNSLKFFPGRQVLENGVIDIASEEEASRCRIAEMLWEVQGVSGVMLGEDFISINKNVDADWEILKPQIFSVIVEYFTTDSTAVQVDEAEEDIECTDAASKRIKEIIDTKVRPAVMEDGGNIVFRGYKDGIVYLKLQGACAGCPSSAVTLKDGIENMLQYYVPEVKEVQQV
- a CDS encoding J domain-containing protein; the protein is MLYIILLILSLIIILPVLLVIVLALIYRKKLRFSKNFSQIYDAVYEMMEKGNFNFENLYNFQQKDSQGSSTTSRMSKAQAREILGVSVDATKTEINKAYHALVQKVHPDKGGSHYFTQQLNKARDTLMK
- the nuoI gene encoding NADH-quinone oxidoreductase subunit NuoI; the protein is MLEFLKRSQLVYFFVGFKTVLKYFFAKKVTIRYPHEKGPISLRFRGEHALRRYKSGEERCIACKLCEAICPAQAITIEAAPRESDGSRRATRYDIDMTKCIYCGLCQEACPVDAIVEGPNFEFARENREDLIYNKKKLLENGDKWEVALIKMLNRHDTHH